A genomic region of Gordonia crocea contains the following coding sequences:
- a CDS encoding lipase family protein translates to MNGLNKVRHNRAAAVLVLAFALVASGIGAAKVQAAPVEPDPAALPTPLPDSFYRKPNNLDKKRNGDILATRSRSNPQGFFDIRTYQVKFRSTDSRGEPIAAVTTVLVPNRRAANGPVLSFQHVVNATGLQCAPSQALWTTDPNLTIREAPGLNIALQRGWTVAIPDHLGPRSAYGAAKLGGQITLDGIRAVKQFRPAAARHSRVAMAGYSGGGMATAWAAALQPTYAKDLKIAGAAYGGVPMNLVKMAEGLGYENPHPAFGLAFAAAIGMSREYPAAIPMRRFLSPLGKQMYSELRNACTNDILRVGAGHSAKQVAIGGKQIFYDRTARSKVEENSLSLYRGVPTMPIFEWHSPTDVLIPVASIDYTTRRYCRAGVRVQSLLTPSPDHMSAAVIGLLPAFNYLQDRFDGKPAPSTC, encoded by the coding sequence ATGAATGGGTTGAACAAGGTTCGCCACAATCGTGCGGCGGCAGTCCTCGTGCTGGCATTCGCGCTGGTCGCGTCGGGAATCGGCGCCGCCAAGGTGCAGGCCGCACCCGTGGAGCCGGACCCGGCGGCGCTGCCGACGCCACTGCCGGACTCCTTCTACCGCAAGCCCAACAACCTGGACAAGAAGCGCAACGGTGACATTCTCGCCACCCGGTCGCGCTCGAATCCGCAGGGATTCTTCGACATCCGCACCTACCAGGTGAAATTCCGCAGCACCGATTCCCGCGGTGAGCCGATTGCCGCCGTGACCACGGTGCTGGTGCCAAATCGCCGAGCGGCCAATGGTCCGGTGCTGTCCTTCCAACACGTCGTCAACGCCACCGGATTGCAATGCGCCCCGTCGCAGGCCTTGTGGACCACCGACCCGAACCTGACGATCCGCGAGGCGCCCGGGCTGAACATCGCGCTGCAGCGTGGCTGGACCGTGGCGATTCCCGACCACCTCGGCCCGCGCAGCGCCTACGGCGCGGCCAAACTCGGCGGCCAGATCACCCTCGACGGGATCCGCGCGGTCAAGCAGTTCCGGCCGGCGGCAGCCCGACACAGCCGGGTGGCGATGGCCGGTTACTCCGGCGGCGGCATGGCTACCGCGTGGGCCGCAGCGCTGCAGCCCACCTATGCCAAGGACCTCAAGATCGCCGGAGCCGCCTACGGCGGGGTGCCGATGAACCTGGTCAAGATGGCCGAGGGACTCGGCTATGAGAACCCGCACCCGGCCTTCGGGCTCGCGTTCGCCGCCGCCATCGGCATGTCGCGCGAATACCCCGCGGCCATCCCGATGCGCCGCTTCCTCTCCCCGCTGGGCAAACAGATGTACAGCGAGCTGCGCAACGCCTGCACCAACGACATCTTGCGCGTCGGGGCGGGGCACAGCGCCAAGCAGGTCGCGATCGGCGGGAAGCAGATCTTCTACGACCGCACCGCCCGCAGCAAGGTCGAGGAGAACAGCCTCTCGCTCTACCGGGGCGTCCCCACGATGCCGATCTTCGAGTGGCACAGCCCGACCGACGTGCTCATCCCGGTGGCGTCGATCGACTACACCACCCGCCGCTACTGCCGCGCCGGCGTGCGCGTGCAGAGCCTGCTGACCCCGTCGCCGGACCACATGAGTGCGGCGGTCATCGGACTGCTGCCGGCGTTCAACTACCTGCAGGATCGGTTCGACGGGAAGCCTGCGCCCAGCACCTGCTAG
- a CDS encoding sphingolipid ceramide N-deacylase: MRRVITMVAAIAVAATLPATAVSSAAPEPRPVVDLAGSDATGRCTTLDGLAPGRFQLKAAGLGTYLAYRDGRFLTGSPGKARLTTEPSPASIWRVTGQGGQTGHGGPTRWQSATGAATLVRVRDAAGCRPFPEAQVNVAGAPFKGTGTDGNLRGFVDSHAHLTSWQFLGGKLHCGAPFSPYGIAVALRDCPDHEPNGWPAVSEHILSRPGPHDTSGWPTFTGWPRYDSLTHEQTYYRWIERAWRSGLRVVTNYYVQNRVLCERYPLRNQPCDEMESVRIQHRLLHRLQDYIDAQAGGPGKGFFRIATSAAQVRSIVAAGRLAVTLGVEVSEPFGCRSVNDRPHCTRADIDRGLDELKAMGVRQLILTHKFDNALGGTRFDQGTTGAAVNAGQLLSTGHPWQVEPCRTAQHDNPVLGYPRGRCNIRGLTPLGAYTVNAVIARRLAIDVDHLSVKTATAVLDLAAAHRYPGLVSSHTWTDKTNYRRILGAGGFVGLFATPAEAEHGETGRHGDLPPDFLSAWRVLRSQRSARYFFGVGFGPDMGGLGKQAHPRPSAKRSPVRYPFTAADGHTRISRQVTGRRVFDVNTDGTAHYGLLPDWIESLRIEAGRDGPTLVADLFSAAEAYARYWERLEAYL, from the coding sequence ATGCGCAGGGTCATCACCATGGTCGCAGCGATCGCGGTGGCCGCGACGCTGCCCGCCACCGCCGTCTCGTCGGCCGCCCCGGAACCGCGCCCCGTCGTCGACCTCGCGGGGTCCGACGCCACCGGCCGGTGCACCACTCTCGACGGACTCGCACCGGGCCGGTTCCAGTTGAAGGCCGCCGGATTGGGCACCTACTTGGCATACCGCGACGGCCGGTTCCTCACGGGTTCGCCCGGCAAGGCCCGATTGACCACCGAGCCGTCTCCAGCGTCGATCTGGCGCGTCACCGGGCAGGGCGGTCAGACGGGGCACGGCGGGCCGACCCGGTGGCAGTCGGCGACGGGCGCCGCCACCCTGGTCCGGGTGCGCGACGCCGCCGGATGCCGACCGTTCCCCGAGGCCCAGGTGAACGTCGCCGGCGCTCCGTTCAAAGGGACCGGTACCGACGGGAATCTGCGCGGCTTCGTCGACTCGCATGCGCACCTCACGTCGTGGCAGTTCCTCGGCGGGAAGCTGCACTGCGGTGCACCGTTCAGCCCCTACGGGATCGCCGTTGCCCTGCGCGACTGTCCCGACCACGAGCCCAACGGTTGGCCGGCCGTCAGCGAACACATCCTGTCGCGACCGGGCCCGCACGACACGTCGGGGTGGCCGACCTTCACCGGGTGGCCGCGCTATGACTCGCTGACCCACGAGCAGACCTACTACCGCTGGATCGAACGGGCCTGGCGGTCCGGTCTTCGCGTCGTCACCAACTACTACGTCCAAAACCGGGTGCTGTGCGAGCGCTACCCGTTGCGCAACCAGCCGTGCGACGAGATGGAATCGGTGCGGATCCAGCACCGGCTGCTGCACCGCCTGCAGGACTACATCGACGCCCAAGCCGGCGGCCCGGGCAAGGGCTTCTTCCGAATCGCGACCAGTGCCGCGCAGGTCCGGTCGATCGTCGCCGCGGGCCGGCTCGCGGTGACCCTCGGAGTGGAAGTCTCCGAGCCGTTTGGCTGCCGGTCGGTGAACGATCGCCCCCACTGCACGCGCGCCGACATCGACCGCGGCCTCGACGAACTGAAGGCGATGGGGGTGCGCCAACTCATCCTCACCCACAAGTTCGACAACGCGCTCGGCGGTACCCGCTTCGACCAGGGCACCACCGGCGCCGCGGTCAATGCCGGACAACTGCTGTCCACCGGCCACCCCTGGCAGGTGGAACCGTGCCGCACCGCCCAGCACGACAACCCGGTGCTCGGCTACCCGCGCGGCCGCTGCAACATCCGCGGACTCACCCCGCTCGGTGCGTACACGGTGAACGCGGTGATCGCGCGGCGCCTCGCGATCGACGTCGACCACCTGAGCGTCAAGACGGCCACGGCGGTCCTCGATCTGGCCGCCGCCCACCGCTACCCCGGCCTGGTCTCGTCGCACACGTGGACCGACAAGACGAACTACCGCCGCATTCTGGGTGCGGGCGGTTTCGTCGGCCTGTTCGCCACTCCCGCCGAGGCCGAACACGGGGAGACCGGACGCCACGGCGACCTGCCGCCGGACTTCCTGTCGGCGTGGCGCGTGCTGCGGTCGCAGCGGTCGGCCCGGTACTTCTTCGGAGTCGGCTTCGGTCCCGACATGGGCGGGCTGGGCAAACAAGCCCACCCCCGCCCGTCGGCGAAGCGCTCGCCGGTGCGCTATCCGTTCACCGCCGCCGACGGCCACACCCGGATCAGCCGACAGGTCACCGGCCGACGGGTCTTCGACGTGAACACCGACGGCACCGCTCACTACGGCCTGCTCCCGGATTGGATCGAGAGCCTGCGGATCGAGGCCGGGCGCGACGGGCCGACGCTGGTCGCCGACCTGTTCTCCGCGGCCGAAGCCTATGCCCGCTACTGGGAGCGGCTCGAGGCATACCTGTGA
- a CDS encoding MFS transporter, translating into MTTGSRLDRRVVGAYAIGSVGTGGFGVLPGLVLAYYLTNSLAVPALAAAAVVLIPKLVDVGINPLIGAHSDRLLRRRGSRRAAMLVGAVALAPLFILTFCAPVTDWWVSALWVLVAFTLTAVAYSLFQVPYVALPAELTGDYDERTRLVATRIAVLAAAILAFGAGGPAIRDAVGKAHGNAVMAIVAGIVISAGMLIATLGTTGRPTLGTDNATDGDGAAPSFTDAFRAIRTDHRYRVLVAVYVVQALATAVMLAGAQYLATYRLDSASAVQGLFIALVAPALLVMPLWYRFGERHGKLAGLRAATGLFSVGALALVGTLWWSGPWVYAAVCLAGAGYAGMQTFPLAMLPEVLDAYSRRIARPAAGSLSGLWTAAETVALALGPAVFLLVLAVTGFVSSTGNQTVAQPGSALIGISVGFAAIPALLGAASLLLLRRYTEPTPEVSDEL; encoded by the coding sequence GTGACCACGGGCAGCCGGTTGGACCGCCGGGTCGTCGGCGCGTATGCGATCGGCAGTGTCGGAACCGGCGGCTTCGGGGTCCTGCCGGGCTTGGTGCTCGCCTACTACCTCACCAACTCGCTGGCGGTGCCCGCGCTCGCCGCCGCCGCCGTCGTCCTCATCCCGAAGCTCGTCGACGTGGGGATCAACCCGCTGATCGGTGCGCACAGCGACCGGCTTCTGCGCCGCCGCGGGTCGCGGCGAGCGGCGATGCTGGTCGGGGCGGTGGCCTTGGCGCCGCTGTTCATCCTCACCTTCTGCGCGCCGGTGACCGACTGGTGGGTGTCGGCCCTGTGGGTGCTGGTCGCCTTCACCCTGACCGCGGTCGCCTACAGCCTGTTCCAGGTTCCCTACGTCGCGCTGCCGGCCGAGTTGACCGGCGACTACGACGAGCGGACGCGCCTCGTCGCGACCCGGATCGCCGTGCTCGCGGCCGCCATCCTGGCGTTCGGCGCGGGTGGGCCGGCGATCCGCGACGCCGTCGGCAAGGCCCACGGCAACGCGGTCATGGCGATCGTGGCCGGCATCGTCATCAGCGCCGGGATGCTGATCGCCACCCTCGGCACCACCGGCCGCCCGACTCTCGGCACCGACAACGCGACCGACGGGGACGGGGCGGCACCGTCGTTCACCGATGCGTTCCGGGCCATCCGCACCGATCACCGCTACCGGGTCTTGGTGGCGGTCTACGTCGTGCAGGCGCTGGCGACCGCGGTCATGCTCGCCGGGGCGCAATACCTGGCGACCTACCGGCTGGACAGTGCATCGGCGGTCCAAGGCCTGTTCATCGCGCTCGTCGCGCCCGCACTGCTGGTGATGCCGCTGTGGTACCGGTTCGGCGAACGACACGGCAAGCTCGCCGGACTGCGCGCGGCCACCGGCCTGTTCTCCGTGGGCGCCCTGGCCCTCGTCGGCACCCTCTGGTGGAGCGGGCCCTGGGTGTACGCCGCGGTGTGCCTGGCCGGGGCCGGCTACGCGGGCATGCAGACCTTCCCGCTGGCGATGCTCCCCGAGGTCCTCGACGCCTACTCGCGGCGCATCGCCCGACCGGCGGCCGGGTCCTTGTCCGGGTTGTGGACGGCGGCCGAAACCGTCGCCCTGGCCCTCGGTCCCGCCGTCTTCCTCCTCGTTCTCGCCGTCACCGGCTTCGTGTCGTCGACCGGCAACCAGACCGTCGCCCAACCCGGGTCCGCGTTGATCGGCATCTCGGTAGGCTTCGCCGCGATACCCGCGCTGCTCGGCGCCGCCAGCCTTCTCCTCCTGCGGCGGTACACCGAACCGACTCCGGAGGTCTCCGATGAGCTCTGA
- a CDS encoding pyridoxal phosphate-dependent decarboxylase family protein, giving the protein MSSDRSPSPFAGDADAILARLRDLRSADAPTHGGKVLSYVYDSGLAALDELAAAAARAVQPVNGLDPTVFTSVAIMERELITFARNAFHGPDAVGSVTSGGTESCLLAVKSARDHGSHTDRGSIVAPTTAHAAFIKAAHLLDVDLIRVPVDPESTAVAPEAVAAALREDTFLIVASAPNYPTGVADPIADLASLALDRGIALHVDACLGGFALAWWPEAIAPWDFAVPGVTSISADLHKYGYSPKGSSVLLHADRDRHRAQYFATTDWPGYPVVNPTLLGSRSAAGLAAAWAIVNYLGDDGFATLVADIARAASALRATIDGIDGLRVVGDPVGPVFAVAADAASAPVDPHRWARAVGEAGFELQLQPSFAQPDGTALPATTHLTVTPVTERVVDELSTALVDAAQRVRGTAPAQPPAALAALATALDSGDAVLDDLLALPSAVTGELLVAAGIDPHDADGELDMPAIVAAVEALPRPVTAKMLTEFLALFTNPA; this is encoded by the coding sequence ATGAGCTCTGACCGTTCCCCATCGCCGTTCGCCGGCGACGCCGATGCCATCCTCGCGCGCCTGCGCGACCTACGGTCCGCCGACGCCCCCACCCACGGCGGGAAGGTGCTGTCCTACGTCTACGACTCCGGGCTGGCCGCACTCGACGAGCTCGCCGCGGCCGCCGCCCGCGCGGTCCAACCCGTCAACGGCCTCGACCCCACTGTCTTCACCTCGGTGGCGATCATGGAGCGCGAGCTGATCACCTTCGCCCGCAACGCTTTTCACGGTCCCGACGCGGTCGGATCGGTCACCTCGGGCGGCACCGAGAGCTGCCTGCTCGCGGTCAAGTCGGCACGCGACCACGGCTCGCACACCGACCGCGGCTCGATCGTCGCACCCACCACCGCCCACGCCGCCTTCATCAAGGCGGCCCACCTGCTCGACGTCGACCTCATCCGCGTCCCGGTGGACCCCGAGTCCACGGCGGTGGCCCCCGAGGCCGTGGCCGCGGCGCTGCGCGAGGACACCTTCCTCATCGTCGCGTCGGCGCCCAACTATCCGACCGGGGTCGCCGACCCGATCGCCGACCTGGCCTCGCTGGCCCTCGACCGCGGGATCGCGCTGCACGTCGATGCCTGCCTGGGCGGCTTCGCGCTGGCCTGGTGGCCCGAGGCCATTGCGCCGTGGGACTTCGCCGTGCCGGGCGTCACCAGCATCTCCGCGGACCTGCACAAGTACGGGTACAGCCCCAAGGGTTCGTCGGTGCTGTTGCACGCCGACCGCGACCGGCATCGCGCGCAGTACTTCGCCACCACCGACTGGCCGGGGTATCCGGTGGTCAACCCGACGCTGCTCGGCTCGCGCTCGGCGGCCGGGCTTGCCGCGGCATGGGCCATCGTCAACTATCTCGGCGACGACGGCTTCGCCACGCTGGTCGCCGACATCGCGCGGGCCGCGTCGGCGCTGCGCGCGACCATCGACGGGATCGACGGGTTGCGCGTCGTCGGCGATCCGGTGGGCCCGGTATTCGCGGTGGCCGCCGATGCCGCGTCGGCGCCGGTCGATCCGCACCGGTGGGCCCGGGCCGTGGGCGAGGCCGGTTTCGAGCTGCAACTGCAGCCGTCGTTCGCCCAGCCCGACGGCACCGCGTTGCCCGCCACCACGCACCTGACGGTGACCCCGGTGACCGAGCGCGTGGTCGACGAGTTGTCCACCGCGCTGGTCGATGCCGCGCAGCGGGTGCGCGGCACCGCACCGGCCCAGCCGCCGGCCGCCCTGGCCGCACTCGCCACCGCCCTCGACTCCGGCGACGCGGTCCTCGACGACCTGTTGGCGCTGCCCAGCGCGGTCACCGGCGAACTCCTCGTCGCGGCCGGGATCGACCCGCACGACGCCGACGGCGAGCTGGACATGCCCGCGATCGTCGCCGCCGTCGAGGCGCTGCCGCGGCCGGTCACGGCGAAGATGCTCACCGAGTTCCTGGCCTTGTTCACCAACCCCGCGTAG
- a CDS encoding TetR/AcrR family transcriptional regulator, whose translation MTRTAKRAPADRRQQIIAAAAELLSDGTGGKLTHRVVAQRAGVPLGSTTYYFATLDDLVARAVEHLSAQVDADLDEVAAAIAASDRSPGAIAALMHEYLRDADRVRTEMAVYAAGIERPELRGLSRHWFDGLVAILAEFTDDETARLMSVFVDGVTLHASLYDEPLELSAIERITRLLLAGPTDSDRS comes from the coding sequence ATGACTCGGACTGCGAAGCGCGCCCCCGCGGACCGCCGCCAGCAGATCATCGCGGCGGCGGCCGAACTGCTCAGCGACGGCACCGGCGGCAAACTGACCCATCGGGTGGTCGCGCAACGGGCGGGCGTCCCGCTCGGCTCGACCACCTACTACTTCGCCACCCTCGACGACCTCGTGGCCCGGGCGGTCGAACACCTGTCGGCGCAGGTCGACGCCGACCTCGACGAGGTGGCGGCCGCCATCGCCGCGAGCGACCGCTCACCGGGCGCGATCGCCGCGCTGATGCACGAGTACCTGCGCGACGCCGACCGCGTCCGCACGGAGATGGCGGTCTACGCGGCCGGCATCGAGCGCCCCGAGCTGCGCGGGCTGAGCCGCCACTGGTTCGACGGACTGGTGGCCATCCTCGCCGAGTTCACCGACGACGAGACCGCGCGGTTGATGTCCGTCTTCGTCGACGGGGTCACCCTGCACGCCTCCCTGTACGACGAGCCCCTCGAACTGTCCGCCATCGAGCGGATCACCCGCCTGCTTCTCGCCGGCCCGACCGATTCGGATCGATCATGA
- a CDS encoding MFS transporter, with protein sequence MTTRLQTPATNPDGSLVEPLPAWRRWAALAVLSIALLTVVMDLTVLNVALPSISAELRPSATQQLWMVDAYSLILAGLLISMSALADRIGRRTMLIAGFAVFGVASLLVLWATTPAMVIALRALLGVGGAMIMPSTLSMLRVVFTDTRERTLALGIWSAVSAAGAAIGPIVGGFLLEHFSWHSAFLVNVPPMVVAIVAAAVLLPESRVADAGGWDLLASVLSIAGMASLVWAIKEFGKHYVADGLANAPAWAALALSAALLGWFAHRCLHRDDPLLDLRLFRRPQLSAGVLAALFSMIAMGGGILVLAQWLQLVEGHSPLQAGFRLLPFAGGAVVTSVLARWFVDLFGPRLVVAVGLWLPAAGMLLIYLAPGLSYPWVAAGMALQGAGAGSLAIASAMIMSGSPQAKAGNAAALEETAYDLGNVFGVAVLGTVAAVVYSSRVGTAVPGADESLAAAIEIARRTGSPELTATATSAFTDAVVQVGLVGAVLLALAGALVFVLTPKSLDIDVQH encoded by the coding sequence ATGACCACCCGATTGCAGACACCCGCGACGAACCCCGACGGCTCGCTCGTCGAGCCGCTGCCGGCGTGGCGCCGCTGGGCCGCCCTCGCGGTCCTGTCGATCGCGCTGCTGACCGTCGTCATGGACCTCACCGTGCTGAACGTCGCACTGCCGTCGATCAGTGCGGAACTGCGCCCGTCGGCGACGCAGCAGCTGTGGATGGTCGACGCTTATTCGCTGATCCTCGCCGGGCTGCTCATCTCGATGTCGGCGTTGGCCGATCGGATCGGTCGGCGCACGATGCTGATCGCCGGCTTCGCCGTGTTCGGCGTCGCGTCCCTGCTCGTCCTCTGGGCCACGACGCCGGCGATGGTCATCGCCCTGCGCGCCCTCCTCGGCGTCGGCGGCGCGATGATCATGCCCAGCACGCTGTCGATGCTGCGGGTGGTGTTCACCGACACCCGCGAACGGACCCTCGCGCTCGGTATCTGGTCGGCGGTCTCGGCGGCCGGTGCGGCGATCGGGCCGATCGTCGGCGGCTTCCTCCTCGAGCACTTCTCCTGGCATTCGGCCTTCCTGGTCAACGTCCCGCCGATGGTGGTGGCGATCGTGGCGGCGGCGGTGTTGCTGCCCGAGTCACGGGTCGCCGACGCCGGCGGGTGGGACCTGCTCGCCTCGGTGCTGTCCATTGCCGGCATGGCCTCGCTGGTGTGGGCGATCAAAGAGTTCGGCAAGCACTACGTGGCCGACGGCCTGGCCAACGCACCCGCCTGGGCCGCGTTGGCACTGTCGGCTGCGTTGCTCGGCTGGTTCGCCCACCGGTGCCTGCACCGCGACGATCCGCTGCTGGACCTGAGGCTGTTCCGGCGGCCGCAGCTGAGCGCCGGCGTCCTCGCCGCACTCTTCTCGATGATCGCCATGGGCGGGGGCATCCTCGTGCTGGCGCAGTGGCTCCAACTCGTGGAGGGCCATTCGCCGCTGCAGGCCGGGTTCCGGCTGTTGCCGTTCGCCGGCGGGGCGGTCGTCACCTCGGTGCTGGCGCGCTGGTTCGTCGACCTGTTCGGCCCGCGGTTGGTGGTCGCGGTCGGCCTCTGGTTGCCCGCCGCCGGGATGCTGCTGATCTATCTGGCACCCGGGTTGTCCTACCCGTGGGTCGCGGCCGGAATGGCGTTGCAGGGTGCGGGCGCCGGTTCGCTGGCGATCGCGTCGGCGATGATCATGTCCGGCAGCCCCCAGGCCAAGGCCGGCAACGCGGCGGCATTGGAGGAGACCGCCTACGACCTCGGCAACGTCTTCGGCGTCGCGGTCCTGGGTACCGTCGCCGCCGTCGTCTACAGCTCCCGCGTCGGCACCGCGGTGCCCGGCGCCGATGAATCGCTGGCCGCGGCCATCGAGATCGCCCGCAGGACCGGTTCGCCCGAACTCACGGCCACCGCAACGTCGGCGTTCACCGACGCGGTGGTCCAGGTCGGCCTCGTCGGCGCGGTTCTGCTCGCCCTGGCCGGTGCCCTGGTCTTCGTCTTGACGCCCAAGAGCCTCGATATCGACGTCCAGCACTGA
- a CDS encoding M23 family metallopeptidase has protein sequence MRRRIGIVVAAAALFVGACSTAAPPEPPTLPPAYTPVVVSQLGAPTFPFKGSDGRFHLAYDLQLTNAAAVPATVVKIDVVDAARRDRVLASLSGKALVDPGCDSGDCNRLRMLPSSPATSTVIGPQESRGVLVGIELESLTDAPKAVLHRLWITGAANPAATTPTPQDYLAGRVDVAAGSTRTIAAPVRGRNWVAMNGCCGIGSAHVSALAPFSGSLANTQRFAIDWMRTNDDGEFVTGEPIRNESYAGYGQEVRAVADGTITSTLDTMAANTPGTLPAADPALAATITVETVDGNHIIQDLGGGVWAAYAHLQKGSLLVKPGDRVKAGQVIARLGNTGNSSAPHLHFQLMNGPQLVGSDGLPYVIGEFSYAGFIGPRQLAAMNPFVAGRFFAHHLATPQPRRDELPMDAVIVDFSD, from the coding sequence ATGAGACGTCGGATCGGCATCGTCGTCGCGGCTGCGGCGCTTTTCGTCGGCGCTTGTTCGACCGCGGCACCACCCGAGCCGCCGACGCTCCCACCGGCGTACACGCCGGTCGTCGTCTCCCAGCTCGGAGCACCGACCTTCCCGTTCAAAGGTTCCGACGGCCGGTTCCACCTCGCCTACGACCTGCAGCTGACGAATGCGGCGGCCGTGCCGGCCACCGTCGTGAAGATCGACGTGGTCGACGCCGCCCGCCGCGACCGCGTCCTCGCGTCCCTGTCGGGCAAGGCGCTGGTGGACCCGGGCTGCGACAGCGGGGACTGCAACCGGCTGCGCATGCTGCCCTCGTCGCCGGCCACGTCGACGGTGATCGGCCCGCAGGAATCGCGCGGCGTGCTGGTCGGCATCGAACTGGAGTCGCTGACCGATGCCCCGAAGGCCGTGCTGCACCGGCTGTGGATCACCGGCGCGGCCAACCCGGCTGCGACGACGCCGACCCCGCAGGACTACCTCGCCGGTCGCGTCGACGTGGCGGCCGGCAGCACGCGCACGATCGCCGCACCGGTGCGCGGCCGCAACTGGGTCGCGATGAACGGTTGCTGCGGGATCGGCTCCGCGCATGTCTCGGCCCTGGCCCCGTTCAGCGGCAGCCTCGCCAACACCCAGCGATTCGCGATCGACTGGATGCGGACCAACGACGACGGCGAGTTCGTCACCGGCGAGCCCATCCGCAACGAGAGTTACGCGGGCTACGGGCAGGAGGTGCGGGCGGTCGCCGACGGCACCATCACCTCGACCCTGGACACCATGGCCGCCAACACGCCGGGCACCCTGCCGGCCGCGGACCCCGCTCTCGCCGCAACCATCACCGTCGAAACCGTCGACGGCAACCACATCATCCAAGACCTCGGCGGCGGGGTGTGGGCGGCCTATGCGCATCTGCAGAAGGGCTCACTACTGGTGAAACCGGGCGATCGCGTCAAGGCCGGGCAGGTGATCGCACGGCTGGGCAACACGGGCAATTCCAGTGCCCCGCACCTGCACTTCCAGCTGATGAACGGCCCGCAACTCGTCGGCTCCGACGGGCTGCCCTACGTGATCGGCGAGTTCTCCTACGCCGGATTCATCGGACCGCGCCAACTCGCCGCGATGAACCCCTTCGTCGCCGGCCGCTTCTTCGCCCACCACCTCGCGACCCCGCAACCGCGCCGCGACGAGTTGCCGATGGACGCGGTCATCGTCGACTTTTCGGACTAG
- a CDS encoding helix-turn-helix domain-containing protein, whose amino-acid sequence MIDEVKQVGARLRVLRTSRGWTLEELAGRAGMSPSTLSRLESGKRQPSLELLLPLTRQLGVGLDDLVSPSVPDPRVRRDAIHRPGMVIVPLVPVGSPMKTYRITYLPVEEMPEPRVHDGYEWLYVLSGRLRLILGDQDLVLTRGEAAEFDTSVPHAMIAAGKRPAEVLSIFNDAGDRIHTHTPERE is encoded by the coding sequence ATGATCGACGAGGTGAAACAGGTCGGCGCCCGGTTGCGCGTGCTGCGCACCAGCAGGGGCTGGACGTTGGAGGAGTTGGCCGGGCGTGCCGGGATGTCGCCGAGCACGTTGTCGCGGCTGGAATCGGGCAAGCGCCAACCGAGTCTGGAGCTGCTCCTGCCGTTGACCCGGCAACTCGGCGTCGGCCTCGACGACCTCGTTTCGCCGTCGGTCCCCGATCCGCGGGTGCGCCGCGACGCGATCCACCGGCCGGGGATGGTCATCGTCCCGCTGGTGCCCGTCGGCTCGCCGATGAAGACGTACCGGATCACCTACCTGCCTGTCGAGGAGATGCCCGAACCCCGGGTCCACGACGGCTACGAATGGCTCTACGTCCTGTCCGGGCGGCTGCGCCTGATCCTGGGCGATCAGGACTTGGTGCTCACCCGCGGCGAAGCCGCCGAGTTCGACACCAGCGTCCCGCATGCGATGATCGCCGCTGGCAAGCGGCCCGCCGAGGTACTCAGCATCTTCAACGACGCCGGCGACCGGATCCACACGCACACACCTGAGCGGGAGTGA